The following proteins are co-located in the Paludibaculum fermentans genome:
- a CDS encoding serine/threonine-protein kinase, with protein MDDRWERIQDLFFEAAALPPAERGAFLAGACGGDIALRSEVESLLEADEGSGTFVESAIGRAASSMAAAGTESAPRTVGAYRILKEIGRGGMGAVYLAERADQQYHKRVAIKLARFSGYGDFIHERFRHERQILASLEHQNIARLLDGGETGDGMPYIVMEYVEGLPVTSYIEQHALGIRARLQLFLKIAAAVQYAHRFLVIHRDLKPSNILVTAAGEPKLLDFGIAKLLEPGALNEAIMHTSTGMRLLTPDYASPEQVRGEPVTTASDVYSLGVVLYEMLSGVKPHRLKDYTPLEIDRAVCETETERPSAAAARTGTFHQIDPELDVIVLEAMHKDPARRYGSVEHLADDIRRFLTGLPIQARRDSRAYRARKFLRRHRVASAAAALFVITLAGAAGVTSWQASVARQQARRAEMRFRQVRQLANRFLLDFDEQIRNLEGSTPARESLVKTASEYLDSLASEAGNDMELRAELAAAYRKLGDVQGGPRAASLGRSEDALKSYQKSVEIGRGLFAAGVRDPSLLKQIIEAERMLGLLEHRLHKKDGDAKYEQRLTDSTALAETLVQARPELDNLRTLASLYRELGERYADSNRATLAEQRYTQALPIYEKVRQLAPGTRSDRGVALVTQRLADAKVMRGDLDTALKLYRTSFDGFAAMARTPKAGQTERRSLMAAHLSLGALLGDPLIPNLRLSSDAIEHTGAALTIAEHLEQADPANRTAKLDLAYTAAQYGRVLRGTQPAMAVRHLRRAVALAGDVLSTSPADRVYLRHVLRYRTDLGVALAATRNTSESAAILKTVTADLEGVDTPSAGYELIGAEARRELAAIFRQAQPDEARRLTQQALDRVEKYLLDHSDSLEMIHHLSLLYESAAWFDSSYTKKARQLWAEWPKHGASSHYDRRRLEEIR; from the coding sequence ATGGACGACCGCTGGGAACGAATACAGGATCTCTTCTTCGAGGCCGCCGCCCTGCCTCCAGCCGAACGCGGCGCCTTTCTTGCCGGCGCCTGCGGCGGCGACATCGCCCTGCGCTCTGAAGTCGAATCCCTGCTGGAAGCCGACGAAGGCTCGGGCACCTTCGTCGAAAGCGCCATCGGACGTGCTGCCTCGTCCATGGCTGCGGCCGGAACTGAGTCCGCGCCGCGCACCGTAGGCGCCTACCGCATCCTCAAGGAGATCGGGCGCGGAGGCATGGGCGCCGTCTATCTGGCTGAACGAGCCGACCAGCAGTACCACAAGCGGGTCGCCATCAAGCTGGCGCGCTTCTCCGGCTACGGCGACTTCATCCACGAACGCTTCCGCCACGAGCGCCAGATCCTCGCCTCGCTGGAGCACCAGAACATCGCGCGCCTTCTCGATGGCGGTGAGACCGGGGACGGCATGCCTTACATCGTCATGGAGTATGTCGAAGGCCTGCCGGTGACCAGCTACATCGAGCAGCACGCCCTCGGCATTCGCGCCCGCCTCCAGCTCTTCCTCAAGATCGCGGCTGCCGTCCAGTACGCCCACCGCTTCCTCGTCATCCATCGCGACCTGAAGCCCAGCAACATCCTCGTCACCGCCGCCGGCGAGCCCAAACTGCTCGACTTCGGTATCGCTAAATTGCTGGAGCCGGGCGCGCTGAACGAGGCGATCATGCACACCTCCACCGGCATGCGCCTGCTCACGCCCGACTATGCCAGCCCCGAGCAGGTGCGCGGCGAACCGGTCACCACGGCCTCCGACGTCTACTCCCTCGGCGTCGTGCTCTACGAGATGCTCAGCGGCGTCAAGCCCCACCGGCTCAAGGACTACACGCCGCTCGAGATCGACCGCGCCGTATGTGAGACGGAGACGGAGCGCCCCAGTGCGGCCGCCGCCCGCACCGGCACCTTTCACCAGATCGACCCCGAGCTTGATGTCATCGTTCTCGAGGCCATGCACAAGGATCCGGCACGCCGGTACGGTTCGGTGGAGCACCTCGCCGACGACATCCGCCGCTTCCTCACGGGGTTGCCCATCCAGGCCCGGCGCGATTCGCGTGCCTACCGCGCCCGCAAGTTCCTGCGGCGCCACCGGGTCGCCAGTGCGGCCGCGGCCCTCTTCGTCATCACGCTTGCCGGCGCTGCCGGAGTCACCTCGTGGCAGGCCTCCGTGGCGCGCCAGCAGGCACGCCGCGCTGAGATGCGCTTCCGCCAGGTGCGCCAGCTCGCCAACCGCTTCCTGCTCGACTTCGATGAGCAGATCCGCAACCTCGAAGGCTCCACGCCGGCCCGCGAGTCGCTGGTCAAGACCGCCAGCGAGTACCTGGACAGCCTCGCCTCCGAGGCCGGCAACGACATGGAACTGCGGGCAGAACTGGCGGCCGCTTACCGCAAGCTGGGTGACGTCCAGGGCGGGCCTCGCGCCGCCAGCCTCGGGCGCAGCGAGGATGCCCTCAAGAGCTACCAGAAGTCCGTCGAGATTGGGCGCGGCCTCTTCGCCGCCGGGGTGCGCGACCCCAGCCTGTTGAAGCAGATCATCGAGGCCGAACGGATGCTCGGCCTGCTGGAGCACCGCCTCCACAAGAAGGATGGAGACGCCAAGTATGAGCAGCGCCTCACGGACTCCACCGCTCTCGCGGAAACCCTGGTGCAGGCGCGGCCCGAGCTCGACAACCTGCGCACCCTCGCGTCCCTCTATCGCGAACTGGGCGAGCGCTATGCCGACTCCAACCGGGCCACCCTCGCCGAACAACGCTACACCCAGGCATTGCCCATCTATGAGAAGGTGCGGCAGTTGGCTCCTGGAACCCGGTCTGACCGTGGCGTCGCGCTCGTCACCCAGCGCCTCGCCGACGCCAAGGTCATGCGCGGCGACCTGGACACTGCCTTGAAACTGTACCGGACCTCGTTTGACGGCTTCGCGGCGATGGCCAGGACACCCAAGGCCGGGCAGACCGAACGCCGTAGCTTGATGGCGGCGCACCTCTCGCTGGGAGCGCTGCTGGGCGACCCGCTCATCCCCAATCTGCGCCTCAGCTCCGACGCAATCGAGCACACTGGCGCCGCCCTGACCATCGCCGAGCATCTGGAGCAGGCCGATCCCGCCAACCGCACCGCCAAGCTCGATCTCGCCTACACGGCCGCTCAATATGGACGCGTACTCCGTGGCACGCAGCCTGCCATGGCGGTCAGGCATCTCCGCCGCGCCGTGGCCCTGGCGGGCGACGTGCTCTCCACCTCACCGGCCGACCGTGTCTATCTGCGGCACGTCCTGCGGTACAGGACAGACCTCGGCGTAGCCCTCGCCGCCACCCGCAATACTTCGGAGTCCGCGGCGATCCTCAAGACCGTCACCGCGGACCTGGAGGGGGTCGATACACCCAGCGCGGGTTATGAGCTCATCGGCGCCGAGGCGCGCCGGGAATTGGCCGCGATCTTCCGGCAGGCACAGCCGGACGAGGCGCGCCGACTCACCCAGCAGGCACTGGACCGCGTGGAGAAGTACCTGCTCGACCACTCCGACAGCCTGGAGATGATCCACCACCTCAGCCTGCTTTACGAGTCCGCCGCGTGGTTCGATTCCTCATATACCAAAAAGGCTCGCCAGCTCTGGGCCGAGTGGCCCAAGCATGGCGCATCGTCCCACTATGACCGGCGGCGGCTGGAGGAGATCCGCTAA
- a CDS encoding sigma-70 family RNA polymerase sigma factor: MSGNTEHSGADVTQLLAAWQIGDSSALEALTPLVFDELRKLAASYMRRERPGHTLQATALVNEAYLKLAGIENKDWRSRAHFFAIAAHIMRQLLMEHARGRNAQKRGGGLAPVQLDEALLVGVQRDEDLLHLDDGLTALAAQDERKSRIIEMRYFGGLEVAEIAEVTGVSVATVGRELRIGLAWLHRYLKDGTGRTADDGRTSGDARPSSGSST, translated from the coding sequence ATGTCCGGAAATACGGAGCACTCTGGGGCGGATGTCACGCAACTGTTGGCGGCCTGGCAGATTGGGGACTCCAGCGCCCTGGAGGCCTTAACACCGCTGGTGTTTGATGAGCTGAGAAAGCTGGCTGCCTCGTACATGCGCCGAGAGAGGCCGGGGCACACGCTGCAGGCGACGGCTCTGGTCAATGAGGCGTATCTGAAGCTGGCGGGCATCGAGAACAAAGACTGGCGCAGCCGGGCCCATTTCTTCGCAATCGCGGCCCATATCATGAGGCAACTCCTGATGGAACATGCGCGGGGACGGAACGCCCAGAAGCGGGGCGGCGGACTGGCTCCGGTGCAGTTGGACGAAGCCCTGCTGGTAGGCGTGCAGCGCGACGAGGACCTGCTGCACCTGGACGACGGGTTGACCGCGCTGGCGGCCCAGGATGAACGGAAGAGCCGGATCATCGAGATGCGCTACTTCGGCGGGCTGGAGGTGGCGGAGATCGCGGAGGTGACCGGCGTGTCGGTGGCCACCGTGGGACGGGAACTGCGGATCGGGTTGGCGTGGCTGCATCGCTATTTGAAAGACGGGACCGGCCGGACGGCGGATGACGGCCGGACGTCAGGTGACGCCCGGCCGTCAAGTGGATCGTCAACTTGA
- a CDS encoding M4 family metallopeptidase, whose translation MRLTSSMLILAAFTGGLLFAERRTLSEDELARLELQQSTRVETSRAYVEAQQTRLGLDAGTTLQPAANPVLDEFGTLHVRFLQFFQGIPVRTGQLVTHLTVDGQMLPPTNRLHRRIDVDTKAATTAQQAIETIRLDLAAGNRALASMPASAIAGIPELYIDPVVETLALPAPASGPAPNADDESRRVAGFRLVYRVLAMPEEEAADEFHFPATYYFLDAATGRIVRKTSAEANEDVREPAVGNGFPIYRRKVQVNTTKVNGEYQLYDITRGKSPGNATRSNNNSDSHKFKKTSTITDGSNSWGDNQRYGSNMPLNGQTAQSPAVDIFWAVARTYDVLAKVFNYKGLDGNNTPISTRAHYDVNYTDAHYNYGAQAAFFGDGIVDPDPEKAVFPNISLPTIAHELGHGVWGYHMTTDYDRPSEASGLNEGHGDILGAITNFYTNVSLGKGSSLVYANDNNYFHSRMYNPGSYPPDPSKPPFYNQTGRRYWQSGMGTFEEHVQGCAYGHMFVMLVEGASTDPDSPTYSNYFPKGMAGIGLAKAARIWFLATTVFPPDNDPTFATMRDAWVDAAEYAYGADSAEVRAVTNAWAAINVGKAVKDTAQPQVSVTSLVLDETEGSLLVTASASDDTFPMVEFGLGNSVRATRMMPPYQAVIDISALKPGTYTAFARAVDFMGKSTLKSAQFTITGVNRALDNGSFEDGPDGWGISTGEMIWTNAASAYLGQNYLRFRDDGQTASRKFKLPKEALNAKLSIRYRVVGVEYLPGENLFVDLYDAGINKTTPLADISSEEVTISDPLHHYKRLEFNVTPFKDKDMLLRLKASLIKSNTTRFVIDAVSLTYTLPQAITLKAELDEPGDVLRMRAATSGVSADTIKLVQYRINGQTVGIDGNTLDGAVFNTGQVPPGTYNVQAFLVRYDDSEFGSNIVPITFTGKKNIVTNGGFENGQSGWTLPGLNSSIGTNDAENQLNYSQTGVRYARFTTSGAAGTSKLRQLIAIPQNPQSVTISFYLKLRVTTKDPGDVFKAALVSINNQVLLPITSVNGGTTLPPQDAVAGYTRVVYSLNQAQLQALRGTTVYLEFSVDQNASTVTSFFVDDVSVYAPVLGLGLGS comes from the coding sequence ATGCGACTCACATCATCCATGTTGATCTTGGCCGCCTTCACCGGTGGTCTCTTATTCGCCGAAAGGCGGACTCTCTCGGAGGACGAATTGGCCCGGTTGGAACTGCAGCAGTCCACCCGCGTCGAAACCAGCCGCGCCTATGTCGAAGCCCAGCAAACCCGCCTGGGCCTGGATGCCGGCACAACCCTGCAGCCCGCGGCCAACCCCGTGCTCGACGAGTTCGGCACGCTGCACGTCCGCTTCCTCCAGTTCTTCCAGGGCATCCCGGTCCGGACCGGCCAATTGGTCACCCACCTCACCGTGGACGGCCAGATGCTCCCACCCACCAACCGGCTCCATCGCCGCATCGACGTGGACACCAAGGCGGCCACCACCGCCCAGCAGGCCATCGAGACCATTCGCCTGGATCTCGCCGCCGGCAACCGTGCCCTCGCCAGCATGCCTGCTTCGGCCATCGCAGGCATCCCGGAGCTTTATATCGATCCGGTCGTCGAGACCCTCGCCCTCCCCGCGCCCGCAAGCGGCCCGGCCCCGAATGCCGACGACGAATCGCGGCGCGTGGCCGGCTTCCGCCTCGTCTACCGCGTCCTCGCCATGCCGGAGGAGGAAGCCGCCGATGAGTTCCACTTCCCCGCCACTTACTACTTCCTCGACGCCGCCACCGGCCGCATTGTCCGCAAGACCTCGGCCGAGGCCAACGAGGACGTCCGCGAACCCGCCGTCGGCAATGGCTTTCCCATCTACCGCCGCAAGGTCCAGGTCAATACCACCAAGGTGAATGGCGAGTACCAGCTCTACGACATCACCCGCGGCAAGTCGCCCGGCAACGCCACGCGCAGCAACAACAACTCCGACTCCCACAAGTTCAAGAAGACCAGCACCATCACCGACGGCTCCAACAGTTGGGGCGACAACCAGCGCTACGGCTCCAACATGCCCCTCAACGGGCAGACCGCGCAGTCGCCCGCTGTCGACATTTTCTGGGCTGTCGCCCGCACCTACGATGTGCTGGCCAAGGTCTTCAACTACAAGGGCCTCGACGGCAACAATACGCCCATCAGCACCCGCGCCCACTACGACGTCAACTACACCGACGCCCACTACAACTACGGCGCCCAGGCCGCCTTCTTCGGCGACGGCATCGTTGACCCGGATCCGGAGAAGGCGGTCTTCCCCAACATCTCCCTGCCCACCATCGCCCACGAACTCGGCCATGGCGTCTGGGGCTATCACATGACCACCGACTACGACCGGCCCAGCGAGGCCTCCGGTCTGAATGAGGGCCATGGCGACATCCTGGGGGCGATCACGAACTTCTACACCAACGTCAGCCTGGGGAAGGGCAGTTCCCTGGTCTACGCCAACGACAACAACTACTTCCACAGCCGCATGTACAACCCCGGCAGCTACCCGCCAGACCCCTCGAAGCCCCCGTTTTACAACCAGACCGGCCGCCGCTACTGGCAGTCTGGAATGGGCACCTTCGAGGAACACGTCCAGGGCTGCGCCTACGGCCACATGTTCGTGATGCTCGTGGAAGGCGCCTCCACTGACCCGGACTCCCCCACTTACTCCAACTACTTCCCCAAGGGCATGGCCGGCATCGGCCTCGCCAAAGCGGCGCGCATCTGGTTCCTGGCCACCACCGTCTTCCCGCCGGACAACGACCCTACCTTCGCCACCATGCGCGATGCCTGGGTCGACGCCGCCGAATACGCCTATGGCGCCGATTCAGCCGAAGTACGCGCCGTCACCAATGCCTGGGCCGCCATCAATGTCGGCAAGGCCGTGAAGGACACCGCGCAGCCCCAGGTGTCCGTCACCTCTCTCGTCCTCGACGAGACCGAGGGCAGCCTCCTCGTCACCGCTTCGGCCAGCGACGACACCTTCCCCATGGTGGAGTTCGGCCTCGGCAACTCAGTCCGGGCCACCCGCATGATGCCGCCTTACCAGGCCGTCATCGATATCTCCGCGCTGAAGCCCGGCACCTACACCGCCTTCGCCCGCGCGGTCGACTTCATGGGCAAGTCCACCCTCAAATCCGCCCAGTTCACCATCACCGGCGTCAACCGCGCGCTCGACAACGGCAGCTTTGAAGACGGTCCGGACGGTTGGGGCATCTCCACCGGCGAGATGATCTGGACCAACGCCGCCAGCGCCTACCTCGGCCAGAACTACCTGCGCTTCCGCGACGACGGACAGACCGCCAGCCGCAAGTTCAAGCTGCCCAAGGAAGCCTTGAACGCGAAGCTCAGCATCCGCTACCGCGTCGTCGGCGTCGAGTACCTGCCCGGCGAGAACCTGTTCGTCGACCTCTACGACGCCGGCATCAACAAGACCACGCCCCTGGCCGACATCTCCAGCGAGGAAGTGACCATTAGCGACCCGCTGCACCATTACAAGCGCCTGGAGTTCAATGTCACCCCGTTCAAGGACAAGGACATGCTCCTCCGTCTGAAGGCGTCGCTCATCAAGTCCAATACCACCCGCTTCGTCATCGACGCAGTCAGCCTCACCTACACGCTCCCCCAGGCGATCACCCTCAAGGCCGAGCTGGATGAACCCGGCGACGTCCTCCGCATGCGCGCCGCCACCAGCGGTGTCAGTGCGGATACCATCAAGCTGGTCCAATACCGCATCAACGGCCAGACCGTGGGTATCGACGGAAACACGCTCGATGGCGCCGTCTTCAACACCGGCCAGGTGCCGCCCGGGACCTACAACGTCCAGGCCTTCCTCGTCCGCTACGATGACTCGGAGTTCGGCTCCAACATCGTGCCCATCACCTTCACCGGCAAGAAGAACATCGTCACCAACGGCGGCTTCGAAAACGGCCAGTCCGGCTGGACCCTGCCTGGCCTGAACTCCTCCATCGGTACCAATGACGCCGAGAACCAGCTGAACTACTCGCAGACCGGCGTGCGCTACGCGCGCTTCACCACCTCGGGCGCCGCCGGCACTTCCAAGCTCCGGCAGTTGATCGCCATCCCGCAGAACCCCCAGTCCGTCACCATCTCCTTCTACCTGAAGCTGCGCGTGACCACGAAGGACCCCGGCGATGTCTTCAAGGCGGCGCTGGTCTCCATCAACAATCAGGTGCTGCTGCCCATCACCAGCGTGAACGGCGGCACAACCCTCCCTCCGCAGGACGCCGTCGCCGGCTACACCCGGGTCGTCTATAGCCTGAATCAGGCTCAACTGCAGGCTCTCCGCGGCACGACGGTCTACCTGGAGTTCAGCGTCGACCAGAACGCCTCCACCGTCACCAGCTTCTTTGTGGACGACGTGTCCGTCTACGCTCCCGTCCTGGGCCTTGGCTTGGGGAGCTAA
- a CDS encoding M24 family metallopeptidase, whose product MLTRRALMATAASAAAAPLLSAQTKPLPPSIAALKSRRGEMKPITNEERQARLDRAQRLMAEKKVDAICMAGGTSLQYFANVRWGNSERMLMMVLPAKGEPFFVVPSFEEDRAREQIALGPAGTKAQVTRWEEDESPYEKVALGLKERGIRTGTLGVEETTKFVFSEGIGKAATQVKIANGTEITAGCRMIKSPAELALMRLANSVTMEAYEAAWKAITPGMTHREFGELITAAHAQLGFQGGAMVLTAEYSALPHGTIKPQIIREGTIVLIDGECRADGYPSDITRTFVIGKPTDKMKKVFDIVRKAQDAALKTARPGVACEAVDAAARKVIADAGYGPDYKYFTHRLGHGMGMDGHEWPYLVRGNKLPLAKDMTFSDEPGIYIKGEFGVRLEDDMHITESGAELFTPQSSSLEQPFAV is encoded by the coding sequence TTGCTAACCAGACGCGCGCTTATGGCCACCGCCGCTTCCGCGGCCGCCGCGCCACTCCTGTCCGCCCAGACGAAACCGCTGCCACCTTCGATTGCCGCTCTCAAGAGCCGCCGCGGCGAGATGAAGCCCATCACGAACGAGGAGCGCCAGGCCCGCCTGGACCGCGCCCAGCGGCTGATGGCCGAGAAAAAGGTCGATGCCATCTGCATGGCCGGCGGCACGTCGCTGCAGTACTTCGCCAACGTGCGATGGGGCAACAGCGAGCGGATGCTGATGATGGTGCTGCCCGCCAAGGGGGAGCCCTTCTTCGTGGTCCCGAGCTTTGAAGAGGACCGCGCGCGGGAGCAGATCGCGTTGGGTCCGGCCGGGACGAAGGCGCAGGTGACGCGCTGGGAAGAGGACGAGAGTCCTTATGAGAAGGTGGCGCTGGGGTTGAAGGAGCGAGGGATCCGCACGGGCACGCTCGGCGTGGAGGAGACCACCAAGTTCGTCTTCAGCGAGGGCATCGGCAAGGCCGCGACGCAGGTGAAGATCGCGAATGGGACGGAGATCACGGCGGGCTGCCGCATGATCAAGAGCCCGGCGGAGCTGGCGCTGATGCGTCTGGCCAACAGCGTCACCATGGAAGCCTATGAAGCGGCCTGGAAGGCGATTACGCCGGGGATGACGCATCGTGAGTTCGGAGAGCTGATCACGGCGGCGCATGCACAACTGGGTTTCCAGGGGGGCGCGATGGTGCTGACGGCCGAGTACTCCGCGCTGCCGCATGGGACCATCAAGCCGCAGATCATTCGTGAGGGGACGATTGTGCTGATCGACGGGGAGTGCCGGGCGGACGGGTATCCATCCGACATCACGCGCACGTTCGTTATCGGCAAGCCCACGGACAAGATGAAGAAGGTCTTCGACATCGTGCGAAAGGCACAGGATGCGGCGCTGAAGACGGCGCGGCCCGGGGTGGCCTGCGAGGCGGTGGATGCGGCCGCCCGCAAGGTGATCGCGGACGCGGGCTACGGGCCGGACTACAAGTACTTCACGCACCGCCTGGGCCATGGCATGGGCATGGACGGGCACGAGTGGCCTTACCTGGTGCGCGGCAACAAGCTGCCGCTGGCGAAGGACATGACGTTCAGCGACGAACCGGGCATCTATATCAAAGGCGAGTTCGGGGTCCGGCTGGAGGACGACATGCACATTACGGAGAGCGGAGCGGAGCTGTTCACGCCGCAGAGTTCGTCGCTGGAGCAGCCGTTCGCCGTGTAG
- a CDS encoding ImmA/IrrE family metallo-endopeptidase: MKYNPAMVTLARESRGLTQSELAEKAGLPQGTLSKLESGALVLSDDVVKSFSRVLLYPSSFFQQTDPVYPFGSSTFYHRKQQSVPASILKRIEAKINIYRGHIVRLLRATNVSAQCRFRRSDPDEYGGRIEEIAGLTRAAWRLQPGPIANLVRVVEGAGGIIVRFNFETSKMFGLSEWVPPAPPLFFINSNPEISADRDRFTLAHEIGHVLLHDLPNPNMENEANRFAGELLMPETDIRAHLIPPIKLHTVARLKPFWKVSMAALIERARELDVVNHNQYVYLRMQLQQKGYRHREPVELDIQREQPSLLSEIIEAHLGQLGYSIDELAEMVNIHTDEFKEYHGIAPQGRHGLRVIRKS; the protein is encoded by the coding sequence ATGAAGTACAATCCGGCGATGGTCACGCTTGCACGCGAGTCCAGAGGACTCACGCAAAGTGAACTCGCAGAGAAGGCCGGATTACCGCAAGGCACACTCTCAAAACTGGAGTCCGGCGCCCTTGTACTTAGCGACGATGTTGTTAAGAGTTTCTCTCGTGTTCTTCTGTATCCCTCCAGTTTCTTTCAACAAACGGATCCCGTTTACCCATTTGGCTCAAGCACCTTCTACCATCGAAAGCAACAGAGCGTTCCCGCTTCCATACTTAAGCGCATTGAAGCCAAGATCAACATTTACCGCGGGCATATCGTCCGGCTACTTCGAGCAACGAACGTCAGTGCTCAATGCAGATTTCGGCGATCGGATCCTGATGAGTACGGTGGCCGCATTGAGGAGATCGCGGGTCTGACGCGTGCGGCGTGGCGGCTTCAACCGGGGCCGATTGCTAATCTTGTCCGCGTAGTTGAGGGCGCAGGTGGTATTATCGTGCGCTTTAACTTCGAGACATCTAAGATGTTCGGATTGAGCGAATGGGTCCCCCCCGCCCCCCCACTCTTTTTTATAAACAGCAATCCGGAGATTTCGGCTGATCGTGACCGCTTTACTCTTGCTCACGAGATTGGCCACGTTCTACTTCATGATCTTCCTAATCCAAACATGGAAAACGAGGCCAATCGTTTTGCAGGTGAGCTCCTCATGCCAGAGACAGATATTCGCGCTCATTTGATTCCACCTATTAAACTTCATACAGTCGCACGCCTTAAACCTTTCTGGAAAGTCTCAATGGCCGCTCTGATAGAACGTGCGCGCGAGCTTGACGTGGTAAACCATAATCAGTATGTCTATCTTCGAATGCAGTTACAGCAGAAGGGATACAGACACAGGGAGCCCGTAGAGCTGGACATACAGCGCGAGCAGCCATCATTGCTGTCTGAAATCATCGAAGCTCACCTAGGACAACTTGGATACTCAATTGATGAACTTGCTGAGATGGTCAATATCCACACGGACGAATTCAAGGAATACCACGGAATCGCTCCACAGGGCCGTCACGGGCTGCGTGTGATCCGGAAGTCATAG